A single region of the Lycium barbarum isolate Lr01 chromosome 2, ASM1917538v2, whole genome shotgun sequence genome encodes:
- the LOC132628102 gene encoding filament-like plant protein 4 isoform X2 — protein sequence MDRRSWPWKKKSSDKTASEKPAAALIVESASASAPSNTTESQVDQSKQEIKKPKYVQISVESYSHLTGLEDQVKSFEEQVNGLEDEIKDLNEKLSAAQLEMTNKENLVKQHAKVAEEAVSGWEKAESEAATLKNHLESVTLLKLTAEDRAAHLDGALKECMRQIRNLKEEHEQKLHDVIQSKTKQFDKMKHEFEAKLANLDQQLLRSTAENSALSRSLQERSSMVIQLSEEKSQAEGEIEMLNSKIESCEKEINSLKYELHIAAKELEIRNEEKNMSVRSAEVANKQHLEGVKKITKLEAECQRLRGLVRKKLPGPAALAQMKIEVESLGRDYGDSRVKKSQARPSSPQFSSLPDFSFDSVQKFHKENELLTERLLAMEEETKMLKEALAHRNSELQTSRSICAKTASKLQNLEAQLQANVEQKSPQKPFSHEANHLPRLASMSEDGNDDNVSCASSWTTALMKEKNFDSPHKSESASHLDLMDDFLEMEKLAYQSSDTNGAVSSPDIPNSGKPETTKVDTSAYSQLKQHNETSISGNQASPEEEISSQNHQPLSSPSIIMKLQSRISSVLESLSKEVDIQRIQEDLREIVQEMRNAAIPQSTESQPSLDDGEANLEKDIPVSQDSGISKELADAMSKIHDFVLFLGKEAKAIQGTAPDGSGINEKLDDFSATYVEVIASRLSMVNFVLDLSRVLSNASELHFNILGYKNSETEISTSDCIDKVALPENKVLHHSAEEVYANGCAHFSDSTSDPDIPHEGNLVPTSESTSTSLKCSLEEFEQLKLEKENLALDLAKNAEHLESTKSQLAETEQLLAEVKSQLVSAQKANSLAETQLKCMAESYNSLETRTVELQSEVNRLQEKIESIDKELQDEKKSHEEALARCTDLEEQLQRMESAAHDLDVKNSQENELAAAAEKLAECQETIFLLGKQLNSLRPPQTEFMGSPYIDRHSKGEGFREESTTTSMNLHDNDLAEMDTASSVKATCESPVDIYNSVSYSPSDTEVNNPLRSPIGSKSPKHRPTKSGSSSSSGPTPEKQSRGFSRFFSSKGKNGY from the exons ATGGATCGTCGGAGTTGGCCTTGGAAGAAGAAATCATCAGATAAGACAGCAAGTGAGAAACCTGCAGCAGCTCTTATAGTGGAATCAGCATCTGCATCTGCTCCTTCAAATACAACTGAATCTCAGGTTGATCAG AGTAAACAGGAAATCAAGAAACCAAAATATGTGCAAATTTCTGTTGAATCATATTCACATTTGACTGGACTGGAGGATCAAGTTAAGTCTTTCGAGGAACAAGTGAACGGCTTAGAGGATGAAATCAAGgatttgaatgaaaagttgtctGCTGCACAGTTAGAAATGACTAATAAGGAGAACCTGGTGAAACAACATGCTAAAGTTGCTGAAGAAGCTGTCTCAG GTTGGGAGAAGGCTGAGTCAGAAGCCGCGACACTGAAAAATCACTTGGAATCGGTCACTCTTTTGAAGCTTACTGCTGAAGACCGGGCAGCACATCTGGATGGTGCCCTAAAGGAGTGCATGAGGCAGATACGAAATTTGAAAGAAGAGCACGAACAGAAGCTGCATGATGTGATTCAGAGTAAAACCAAACAGTTTGACAAAATGAAGCACGAGTTCGAAGCAAAGTTAGCTAACTTGGACCAACAGTTACTCAGGTCCACTGCAGAAAATTCTGCACTCTCGAGGTCTTTGCAGGAGCGTTCTAGCATGGTGATACAGCTCAGCGAAGAAAAATCCCAAGCCGAAGGAGAAATAGAGATGTTGAATAGCAAGATCGAGTCATGTGAAAAGGAAATAAATTCTCTGAAATATGAACTCCATATTGCTGCAAAAGAGCTAGAAATTCGTAATGAGGAGAAAAATATGAGTGTACGGTCTGCAGAAGTAGCAAACAAGCAACACCTGGAGGGAGTAAAGAAAATCACGAAATTGGAAGCTGAGTGTCAGAGATTACGCGGTCTTGTCCGGAAGAAGTTGCCTGGGCCCGCAGCCTTGGCCCAAATGAAGATTGAGGTTGAGAGTTTGGGTCGAGATTATGGGGACAGCCGTGTAAAGAAATCCCAAGCAAGGCCTTCTAGTCCACAGTTTTCCAGTTTGCCGGATTTTTCATTTGATAGTGTGCAGAAGTTCCATAAAGAGAATGAGCTACTAACGGAACGGCTTTTGGCAATGGAGGAGGAAACAAAGATGTTGAAAGAAGCTTTGGCACACCGGAACAGCGAATTGCAGACCTCGAGGAGTATTTGCGCAAAGACGGCTAGCAAGCTTCAAAATTTGGAAGCACAGCTGCAAGCAAATGTTGAACAGAAAAGCCCACAAAAGCCTTTTAGCCATGAAGCAAATCATCTTCCAAGATTGGCTTCCATGTCTGAAGATGGAAATGACGATAATGTTAGTTGTGCTAGCTCTTGGACGACAGCATTAATGAAGGAAAAGAACTTTGACAGTCCGCATAAATCTGAAAGTGCAAGTCACCTGGATCTCATGGATGACTTTTTGGAGATGGAGAAATTAGCTTATCAGTCCAGTGATACAAATGGAGCAGTTTCAAGTCCAGATATTCCAAATAGTGGAAAACCCGAAACTACAAAAGTTGACACCTCCGCATATTCTCAGCTGAAACAACACAACGAGACAAGTATATCAGGAAATCAAGCATCTCCCGAAGAGGAAATATCATCACAGAATCATCAACCTCTTTCCAGTCCATCCATAATCATGAAGCTCCAATCAAGAATTTCATCAGTTTTGGAGTCTTTGTCTAAGGAAGTTGACATTCAAAGAATTCAAGAGGATCTCAGAGAGATTGTGCAGGAAATGCGCAACGCCGCCATACCACAATCAACCGAATCTCAGCCTTCTCTTGATGATGGTGAGGCTAACTTAGAAAAGGACATTCCTGTCTCACAAGATAGTGGCATTAGCAAAGAATTAGCAGATGCTATGTCAAAAATTCATGACTTTGTGCTCTTTTTGGGCAAAGAAGCAAAGGCTATCCAAGGAACAGCTCCTGATGGAAGTGGAATCAATGAAAAATTAGATGATTTTTCTGCCACTTACGTTGAAGTAATAGCGAGCAGGTTGAGTATGGTGAATTTTGTCCTTGATCTCTCTCGTGTACTGAGTAATGCGAGCGAACTACACTTCAATATCCTCGGTTACAAGAATTCAGAAACAGAAATAAGCACTTCTGATTGCATAGACAAGGTTGCTTTACCAGAAAATAAAGTTCTTCATCACTCTGCAGAAGAGGTATATGCAAACGGTTGCGCTCATTTTTCTGATTCCACATCCGATCCAGACATTCCTCATGAAGGAAATCTTGTTCCGACTTCAGAGTCAACATCGACCTCGTTGAAGTGCTCGTTGGAGGAGTTTGAACAATTGAAATTAGAGAAAGAGAATTTGGCACTTGATCTTGCTAAAAACGCTGAGCACTTGGAAAGCACTAAATCCCAATTGGCTGAAACCGAGCAGCTTCTAGCAGAGGTTAAGTCACAATTGGTATCTGCTCAAAAGGCCAACAGTTTGGCTGAAACTCAGCTCAAATGCATGGCAGAGTCATATAACTCACTTGAAACTCGGACTGTGGAGTTGCAAAGTGAAGTCAACCGTCTTCAGGAAAAGATAGAAAGTATTGATAAGGAGCTTCAAGACGAAAAGAAGAGTCACGAGGAAGCTTTAGCTAGATGCACCGATCTCGAAGAGCAACTGCAAAG GATGGAGAGTGCTGCTCATGATCTTGATGTGAAGAACAGCCAG GAGAACGAGTTAGCAGCTGCAGCAGAGAAGCTGGCTGAGTGTCAAGAAACCATATTTCTCCTGGGGAAGCAGTTGAACTCTTTGCGTCCTCCTCAGACAGAATTTATGGGGTCTCCATACATCGACAGACATTCAAAAGGCGAAGGCTTTAGGGAAGAATCGACAACCACTAGCATGAACTTGCATGACAATGATCTAGCTGAGATGGACACTGCTAGTTCCGTAAAAGCAACTTGCGAGTCCCCTGTGGATATATATAATAGCGTATCATATAGTCCTTCAGACACTGAAGTAAACAATCCATTGAGATCACCAATCGGCTCAAAGTCTCCGAAACACAGGCCTACTAAGTCCGGCTCTTCGTCATCTTCTGGCCCCACGCCTGAAAAACAATCACGTGGTTTCAGCCGATTCTTTTCTTCTAAGGGAAAGAACGGATATTAA
- the LOC132628102 gene encoding filament-like plant protein 4 isoform X1, which produces MDRRSWPWKKKSSDKTASEKPAAALIVESASASAPSNTTESQSKQEIKKPKYVQISVESYSHLTGLEDQVKSFEEQVNGLEDEIKDLNEKLSAAQLEMTNKENLVKQHAKVAEEAVSGWEKAESEAATLKNHLESVTLLKLTAEDRAAHLDGALKECMRQIRNLKEEHEQKLHDVIQSKTKQFDKMKHEFEAKLANLDQQLLRSTAENSALSRSLQERSSMVIQLSEEKSQAEGEIEMLNSKIESCEKEINSLKYELHIAAKELEIRNEEKNMSVRSAEVANKQHLEGVKKITKLEAECQRLRGLVRKKLPGPAALAQMKIEVESLGRDYGDSRVKKSQARPSSPQFSSLPDFSFDSVQKFHKENELLTERLLAMEEETKMLKEALAHRNSELQTSRSICAKTASKLQNLEAQLQANVEQKSPQKPFSHEANHLPRLASMSEDGNDDNVSCASSWTTALMKEKNFDSPHKSESASHLDLMDDFLEMEKLAYQSSDTNGAVSSPDIPNSGKPETTKVDTSAYSQLKQHNETSISGNQASPEEEISSQNHQPLSSPSIIMKLQSRISSVLESLSKEVDIQRIQEDLREIVQEMRNAAIPQSTESQPSLDDGEANLEKDIPVSQDSGISKELADAMSKIHDFVLFLGKEAKAIQGTAPDGSGINEKLDDFSATYVEVIASRLSMVNFVLDLSRVLSNASELHFNILGYKNSETEISTSDCIDKVALPENKVLHHSAEEVYANGCAHFSDSTSDPDIPHEGNLVPTSESTSTSLKCSLEEFEQLKLEKENLALDLAKNAEHLESTKSQLAETEQLLAEVKSQLVSAQKANSLAETQLKCMAESYNSLETRTVELQSEVNRLQEKIESIDKELQDEKKSHEEALARCTDLEEQLQRMESAAHDLDVKNSQENELAAAAEKLAECQETIFLLGKQLNSLRPPQTEFMGSPYIDRHSKGEGFREESTTTSMNLHDNDLAEMDTASSVKATCESPVDIYNSVSYSPSDTEVNNPLRSPIGSKSPKHRPTKSGSSSSSGPTPEKQSRGFSRFFSSKGKNGY; this is translated from the exons ATGGATCGTCGGAGTTGGCCTTGGAAGAAGAAATCATCAGATAAGACAGCAAGTGAGAAACCTGCAGCAGCTCTTATAGTGGAATCAGCATCTGCATCTGCTCCTTCAAATACAACTGAATCTCAG AGTAAACAGGAAATCAAGAAACCAAAATATGTGCAAATTTCTGTTGAATCATATTCACATTTGACTGGACTGGAGGATCAAGTTAAGTCTTTCGAGGAACAAGTGAACGGCTTAGAGGATGAAATCAAGgatttgaatgaaaagttgtctGCTGCACAGTTAGAAATGACTAATAAGGAGAACCTGGTGAAACAACATGCTAAAGTTGCTGAAGAAGCTGTCTCAG GTTGGGAGAAGGCTGAGTCAGAAGCCGCGACACTGAAAAATCACTTGGAATCGGTCACTCTTTTGAAGCTTACTGCTGAAGACCGGGCAGCACATCTGGATGGTGCCCTAAAGGAGTGCATGAGGCAGATACGAAATTTGAAAGAAGAGCACGAACAGAAGCTGCATGATGTGATTCAGAGTAAAACCAAACAGTTTGACAAAATGAAGCACGAGTTCGAAGCAAAGTTAGCTAACTTGGACCAACAGTTACTCAGGTCCACTGCAGAAAATTCTGCACTCTCGAGGTCTTTGCAGGAGCGTTCTAGCATGGTGATACAGCTCAGCGAAGAAAAATCCCAAGCCGAAGGAGAAATAGAGATGTTGAATAGCAAGATCGAGTCATGTGAAAAGGAAATAAATTCTCTGAAATATGAACTCCATATTGCTGCAAAAGAGCTAGAAATTCGTAATGAGGAGAAAAATATGAGTGTACGGTCTGCAGAAGTAGCAAACAAGCAACACCTGGAGGGAGTAAAGAAAATCACGAAATTGGAAGCTGAGTGTCAGAGATTACGCGGTCTTGTCCGGAAGAAGTTGCCTGGGCCCGCAGCCTTGGCCCAAATGAAGATTGAGGTTGAGAGTTTGGGTCGAGATTATGGGGACAGCCGTGTAAAGAAATCCCAAGCAAGGCCTTCTAGTCCACAGTTTTCCAGTTTGCCGGATTTTTCATTTGATAGTGTGCAGAAGTTCCATAAAGAGAATGAGCTACTAACGGAACGGCTTTTGGCAATGGAGGAGGAAACAAAGATGTTGAAAGAAGCTTTGGCACACCGGAACAGCGAATTGCAGACCTCGAGGAGTATTTGCGCAAAGACGGCTAGCAAGCTTCAAAATTTGGAAGCACAGCTGCAAGCAAATGTTGAACAGAAAAGCCCACAAAAGCCTTTTAGCCATGAAGCAAATCATCTTCCAAGATTGGCTTCCATGTCTGAAGATGGAAATGACGATAATGTTAGTTGTGCTAGCTCTTGGACGACAGCATTAATGAAGGAAAAGAACTTTGACAGTCCGCATAAATCTGAAAGTGCAAGTCACCTGGATCTCATGGATGACTTTTTGGAGATGGAGAAATTAGCTTATCAGTCCAGTGATACAAATGGAGCAGTTTCAAGTCCAGATATTCCAAATAGTGGAAAACCCGAAACTACAAAAGTTGACACCTCCGCATATTCTCAGCTGAAACAACACAACGAGACAAGTATATCAGGAAATCAAGCATCTCCCGAAGAGGAAATATCATCACAGAATCATCAACCTCTTTCCAGTCCATCCATAATCATGAAGCTCCAATCAAGAATTTCATCAGTTTTGGAGTCTTTGTCTAAGGAAGTTGACATTCAAAGAATTCAAGAGGATCTCAGAGAGATTGTGCAGGAAATGCGCAACGCCGCCATACCACAATCAACCGAATCTCAGCCTTCTCTTGATGATGGTGAGGCTAACTTAGAAAAGGACATTCCTGTCTCACAAGATAGTGGCATTAGCAAAGAATTAGCAGATGCTATGTCAAAAATTCATGACTTTGTGCTCTTTTTGGGCAAAGAAGCAAAGGCTATCCAAGGAACAGCTCCTGATGGAAGTGGAATCAATGAAAAATTAGATGATTTTTCTGCCACTTACGTTGAAGTAATAGCGAGCAGGTTGAGTATGGTGAATTTTGTCCTTGATCTCTCTCGTGTACTGAGTAATGCGAGCGAACTACACTTCAATATCCTCGGTTACAAGAATTCAGAAACAGAAATAAGCACTTCTGATTGCATAGACAAGGTTGCTTTACCAGAAAATAAAGTTCTTCATCACTCTGCAGAAGAGGTATATGCAAACGGTTGCGCTCATTTTTCTGATTCCACATCCGATCCAGACATTCCTCATGAAGGAAATCTTGTTCCGACTTCAGAGTCAACATCGACCTCGTTGAAGTGCTCGTTGGAGGAGTTTGAACAATTGAAATTAGAGAAAGAGAATTTGGCACTTGATCTTGCTAAAAACGCTGAGCACTTGGAAAGCACTAAATCCCAATTGGCTGAAACCGAGCAGCTTCTAGCAGAGGTTAAGTCACAATTGGTATCTGCTCAAAAGGCCAACAGTTTGGCTGAAACTCAGCTCAAATGCATGGCAGAGTCATATAACTCACTTGAAACTCGGACTGTGGAGTTGCAAAGTGAAGTCAACCGTCTTCAGGAAAAGATAGAAAGTATTGATAAGGAGCTTCAAGACGAAAAGAAGAGTCACGAGGAAGCTTTAGCTAGATGCACCGATCTCGAAGAGCAACTGCAAAG GATGGAGAGTGCTGCTCATGATCTTGATGTGAAGAACAGCCAG GAGAACGAGTTAGCAGCTGCAGCAGAGAAGCTGGCTGAGTGTCAAGAAACCATATTTCTCCTGGGGAAGCAGTTGAACTCTTTGCGTCCTCCTCAGACAGAATTTATGGGGTCTCCATACATCGACAGACATTCAAAAGGCGAAGGCTTTAGGGAAGAATCGACAACCACTAGCATGAACTTGCATGACAATGATCTAGCTGAGATGGACACTGCTAGTTCCGTAAAAGCAACTTGCGAGTCCCCTGTGGATATATATAATAGCGTATCATATAGTCCTTCAGACACTGAAGTAAACAATCCATTGAGATCACCAATCGGCTCAAAGTCTCCGAAACACAGGCCTACTAAGTCCGGCTCTTCGTCATCTTCTGGCCCCACGCCTGAAAAACAATCACGTGGTTTCAGCCGATTCTTTTCTTCTAAGGGAAAGAACGGATATTAA
- the LOC132629153 gene encoding uncharacterized protein LOC132629153 — translation MPYLLSRSILNLLSWCSKAPKGEGDTYIEKKKDKKRVKYLLKCLEDEAEQLERSNLTEEHGNALCSLTAPRIALKGRGLPHLHILAYKAHGSIIRIRLSKKGVQGETSASKEKHLPKLAQQEAEVTARTIAERANPLSNTTNNQSCRPSLPIVVPSASTSGRINSVTVDRATPSCSKVEENSIEFQYKNLIENWRPPSLQSDHLDVDDDQAWLFQGKPKQRRVEETNVCSNDTTCGSSALWPPAQYIHDADLYALPFTIPF, via the exons ATGCCGTATCTTCTCTCTCGTTCTATTCTGAACTTGTTATCCTGGTGCTCTAAAGCTCCAAAAGGAGAGGGAGATACCTACATAGAAAAGAAGAAGGACAAGAAGAGGGTAAaa TACTTGCTTAAATGTCTAGAAGATGAAGCTGAGCAATTAGAGAGAAGCAACCTCACTGAGGAACATGGAAACGCCTTGTGCTCACTGACAGCACCCAGAATAGCACTAAAAGGAAGAGGCCTGCCTCACCTTCACATACTGGCATACAAGGCGCATG GTAGCATTATCAGGATTAGATTGTCTAAAAAGGGTGTGCAAGGTGAGACATCAGCTTCCAAAGAGAAGCACTTGCCTAAGCTTGCTCAACAAGAAGCAGAAGTTACTGCCAGGACAATTGCCGAAAGAGCCAATCCATTGTCCAATACTACAAACAACCAAAGTTGTCGTCCTTCTCTACCAATTGTAGTGCCAAGTGCATCTACCTCTGGGCGGATCAACAGTGTGACTGTGGACAGGGCAACTCCATCATGCTCCAAAGTGGAAGAGAACAGCATAGAATTTCAGTACAAGAATTTGATAGAGAACTGGCGTCCACCAAGTCTGCAAAGTGATCAtcttgatgttgatgatgatcaaGCGTGGCTATTCCAAGGAAAACCTAAGCAAAGGAGAGTGGAGGAAACAAATGTATGCAGCAATGACACAACTTGTGGAAGCTCTGCGTTGTGGCCACCGGCGCAATACATTCATGATGCTGATTTGTATGCATTGCCCTTCACAATTCCGTTTTGA